CCTCTACTGCGGCAGTCTCGGCTACGTGGACGCGCGCGGCCATATGGATACTTCCATAGCCATCCGCACGGTGCTGGCCGACGGCGAGGCGCTGCACGTTTGGGGCGGCGGCGGCCTGGTCGCCGACTCGGCCCCACACACGGAATACGCCGAAACCCTGGACAAGATCCGCCACCTCCTGTCCTCACTGGAATAAAAAAATAAAATTTAAAAACCAAAAGAAATATACAAACCAAACAAAACGTTATTGGGGCGTCTGTCGGCCTTCCTGTTAATCTTCCGCCATTCACCACGGCAACAGGAGACACGATGGCCTTCCCCGCGCTCGCTACCGTCAACCGCGACCTCGGTCACGACCCACTCGCTCTCATCGAATGGGCCATGCGCCAGGGCAAGCGGCCTCTGTGCACCACCAACTTCCGCCCGTTTGAAGCGGTCATCCTGCACATGGTCACCCGGGTAAAGCCGGACATTCCCGTCGTGTGGATGGACAGCGGCTATAACACCCCCGCCACCTACCGTTTTGCCGACGAGCTGGTCCGGCGGCTCGACCTCAATCTTGTCAGCTACGTGCCCCGGCGCACCCGCGCCCACCGCGAGGCGCTGGAGGGCGACTTTCCCGGCATCGACGATCCGCGCCACGCCGCCTTTACCCGGGAAGTCAAAATCGAGCCGTTCGAACGCGCGCTTGACGAGATGCGACCGGACGTCTGGTTCACCGCCCTTCGCGCCGAGGACACCGCCGAGCGTGCCAGGATGCAGCCGGCAAGCAAAGGCGGTGACGACCTGCTGAAAATCGCCCCGCTGCTTCACTGGAGTACCAGCCAGATGTACGACTATCGGGTGGCGCACGACCTGCCCGACAACGTCGACTACTTTGACCCCACCAAGGTCGAGGAAAAGCGCGAATGCGGGCTGCACCTGCAGCATTGAGGCTGAAAAAGGCCGCCCGGCGCGGCCGCTAGTATTCCGGCAGACGAATATCGTCAAACAGCGTTTTCTCGTGGCGCGGCCCGGCCGTCAGGGCCGCGTCTACCAGGTCCCGGTCCAGGTGCGGCGCAAAGCGGGCGAGAAAGTCATACATGTAGCCGCGCATGAAGGTGCCCCGGCGAATGCCGATCTTGGTCGTCGAGCTTTCAAACAGGTGATCGGCCCTGAGCGCGACCAGATCACTGTCCAGCGCCTCGTCAACCGCCATGCCCGCCACAATGCCCACGCCCATGCCCAGGCGCACATAGGTCTTGATCACGTCGGCATCCGCCGCGGTCAGCACCACGTTGGGCGTAAGGCCCTGGGCCCTGAAGGCATCATCCAGCTGCGAACGGCCGGTAAAGCCGAACACATAGGTCACCAGGGCGTAGCCGGCAAGAGCCTCCAGGGTCAGGGCGCCGTCAAGACGGGTCAGCGGATGGCCCCTGGGCACCAGCACGCAGCGATTCCAGCGGTAGCACGGCAGCAGTATCAGGTCGGTGAACAGCTCGAGCGACTCGGTGGCAATGGCAAAGTCGGCCTGACCCTCGCTGACCATCTGGGCAATCTGCTTGGGCGTGCCCTGCTGCATATGCAGCGCCACGTCCGGATACTTGCGGGTAAATTCGGCAATCACCGGGGGCAGCGCATAGCGTGCCTGGGTGTGCGTGGTGGCGATGGCCATGCTGCCGCGCCGTTCGTCGCTGTGTTCCTGGGCCACCTCCTTGATGTTCTCCGTCAGCCGCAGCACCTGGCCCGCCAGCTCGATAATGGCCTCCCCCGCCGGCGTGACCCGGGTCAGATGCTTGCCGCTGCGGGCGAAAATTTCCACGCCCAGCTCGTCTTCCAGCAGGCGCACCTGTTTGGAGATCCCTGGCTGCGAGGTATAAAGACTCTGCGCGGTGGCCGAGACGTTAAGATTGTGCCGCCTGACTTCCCAGATGTAGCGTAGCTGCTGTAGCTTCATGCGTTGGCCTTTTCTTGGTGGCAGCCCGTTCAAGCGGCTGACATTCTCTTTGAAGAATAAAAAACATCTTTATAATACTTTTAAAGCATAGAAGATGCCAGCATTGCTGCCTACCGAAAACGGTCAGCGTCTCATCAGCGGCAGCGGGCATCCGCAGAGTTGCCAGTCCTGGCCATGCCGGCTAACATTTGCCGGCTTGGCGCGGTGAAAGCGCTTGAAACACGCCTGGAGCCGTTGCTTCGGACACGGCAACGACACATCAAGAGCAACGCAAACGGGAGAAGACAATGTCCAACGTAGACGTCACCAACGCCAACTTTGAAGAGGAAGTGCTCAACGCCGAACAGCCGGTACTGCTCAAGTTCTGGGCCCCCTGGTGCGGCCCCTGCAAGGTGATGGCGCCGGTGGTCGACGAAGTCGCCGACGAGCGCGACGGCAGCGTCAAGGTGGCCAGCATCAACGTCGATGACGCACCGGAAATTGCCGCCGAGCAGGGCGTTCGCGGCGTCCCCACCGTCATGCTGTTCAAGTCCGGCACCAAGGTGGCCTCGCTGGTGGGCGCGCAGTCCAAGTCCCAGCTCAGCCAGTTCCTCGACCAGAACGCCTGACAGCACCGCCCCTCTGTCACAGAGCCCAGGGCGCAAAAAAACCGGCCGCTGGCGCGGCCGGTCCAGGCGTCGCTCGAGCACGTCAACCCAAATCCTCTCGCTCGCCATCAATCGGCATCGGCGTCTCGCCGGCGCCGCGAAGGCGGGCGCCTGGCCTGGCGCAAACCGCGCTCTCCATCCCCCTCCAGGCGCGAGCCCGGCCCCAAGAGGTGGGCCATCCACCGGGTTTGCGGATGGCTGTCCAGGGCGATCTTGAGCGTCATGGTCAAGAGCACCGACAGCAACAGCCCCGCCACGCCGAAAATCCAGCCCCACACCACCAGCGACAAAAACGCCACCAGGGTGGACAGACCCAGCGCCCGCCCCATCAGCCGCGGCTCTACCAAATTGCCCAGCACGAAGTTGACCACCAGATAGGCAAGCGAGAGTAAAAACGCCTCGCCGATGCCGCCATCCTGACTG
This DNA window, taken from Halomonas piscis, encodes the following:
- a CDS encoding phosphoadenosine phosphosulfate reductase domain-containing protein, which produces MAFPALATVNRDLGHDPLALIEWAMRQGKRPLCTTNFRPFEAVILHMVTRVKPDIPVVWMDSGYNTPATYRFADELVRRLDLNLVSYVPRRTRAHREALEGDFPGIDDPRHAAFTREVKIEPFERALDEMRPDVWFTALRAEDTAERARMQPASKGGDDLLKIAPLLHWSTSQMYDYRVAHDLPDNVDYFDPTKVEEKRECGLHLQH
- the cysB gene encoding HTH-type transcriptional regulator CysB — protein: MKLQQLRYIWEVRRHNLNVSATAQSLYTSQPGISKQVRLLEDELGVEIFARSGKHLTRVTPAGEAIIELAGQVLRLTENIKEVAQEHSDERRGSMAIATTHTQARYALPPVIAEFTRKYPDVALHMQQGTPKQIAQMVSEGQADFAIATESLELFTDLILLPCYRWNRCVLVPRGHPLTRLDGALTLEALAGYALVTYVFGFTGRSQLDDAFRAQGLTPNVVLTAADADVIKTYVRLGMGVGIVAGMAVDEALDSDLVALRADHLFESSTTKIGIRRGTFMRGYMYDFLARFAPHLDRDLVDAALTAGPRHEKTLFDDIRLPEY
- the trxA gene encoding thioredoxin — translated: MSNVDVTNANFEEEVLNAEQPVLLKFWAPWCGPCKVMAPVVDEVADERDGSVKVASINVDDAPEIAAEQGVRGVPTVMLFKSGTKVASLVGAQSKSQLSQFLDQNA